The following are from one region of the Marinomonas sp. CT5 genome:
- a CDS encoding Rieske (2Fe-2S) protein, protein MTLTENMIALCHIDDLKESETKGFLENEAGQDLLFVVKFKGAFYGWRNACPHVNGAPMAWRKDAYMDAKKQHIACHAHGALFEADTGLCIQGPCLGKALNKIPIYVDPNGMISVLLKDIN, encoded by the coding sequence ATGACGTTGACCGAGAACATGATTGCGCTTTGTCATATTGATGATCTTAAAGAAAGCGAAACAAAAGGCTTTTTAGAAAATGAGGCCGGGCAGGACTTGTTGTTCGTCGTGAAATTTAAAGGGGCATTTTATGGGTGGCGAAATGCGTGTCCTCATGTAAATGGTGCACCAATGGCGTGGCGCAAAGACGCTTATATGGATGCTAAAAAGCAACACATTGCTTGCCATGCACATGGTGCTTTGTTTGAAGCAGACACTGGCTTGTGTATTCAAGGGCCGTGCCTCGGTAAGGCATTAAATAAAATCCCTATCTATGTAGACCCGAATGGCATGATTTCCGTTTTACTAAAAGACATTAACTAA
- a CDS encoding FAD-dependent oxidoreductase, whose translation MAAVNKVLVIGGGFSGMAAAIKMRSHGIQVDLVEIDPEWCELGAGISINGASMRALEDLGLYEQVVEQGCVTDGVSIHLAHGPLVMELPTPSPVGSSVGGSGGIFRPTLARIMSNATVESGVDVRLGCTYTNMQQTDSTITVSFTDGSTRDYDLVVGADGVHSKIRKEFFPEIADPEYIGQGVWRAIMPRPKEINRVTMWMSDHLKLGVNPVSDTHMYMFITEDRPTKEHIDKATWPSVFAGLMEHFPNPIIEALIPCAFKEEANIDYRPLANLLVKTPWNKGRLVMIGDTIAATTPHLASGAGIGIESGIVLADELAANNDIQVALDKFHERRWERCRMVVENSARLCHIEINGGDKAEHSKIMGQSLMALAEPI comes from the coding sequence ATGGCTGCTGTAAATAAAGTATTGGTCATTGGTGGTGGTTTTTCTGGTATGGCTGCCGCCATAAAAATGCGTAGTCATGGCATTCAGGTTGATCTTGTTGAGATAGATCCAGAATGGTGTGAATTGGGAGCCGGTATCAGTATTAATGGCGCATCTATGCGTGCATTAGAAGATCTTGGTTTGTATGAACAAGTTGTTGAGCAAGGTTGTGTGACGGATGGTGTGTCCATTCACTTAGCTCATGGGCCTTTGGTTATGGAGCTACCAACACCGAGTCCTGTTGGTTCATCGGTGGGAGGCAGTGGCGGTATTTTTCGCCCAACTCTTGCGCGAATTATGTCTAATGCGACTGTTGAATCTGGTGTTGATGTTCGTTTGGGCTGCACCTACACCAATATGCAGCAGACAGACTCTACTATCACGGTAAGCTTCACGGATGGAAGTACCCGTGACTATGATCTTGTTGTCGGGGCGGATGGGGTTCATTCTAAAATTCGCAAAGAATTTTTCCCAGAAATTGCGGATCCTGAATACATAGGTCAAGGCGTGTGGCGTGCCATTATGCCGCGTCCAAAAGAAATTAACCGTGTCACTATGTGGATGTCAGACCATCTTAAATTGGGAGTGAATCCAGTGTCAGATACTCATATGTATATGTTCATTACGGAAGATCGTCCGACAAAAGAGCATATTGATAAAGCCACGTGGCCGAGTGTTTTTGCAGGTTTGATGGAGCATTTTCCTAATCCAATTATAGAAGCATTGATCCCATGTGCATTTAAAGAGGAAGCGAATATTGACTACCGCCCGTTGGCGAACTTGTTAGTTAAGACTCCTTGGAACAAGGGTCGCTTAGTGATGATTGGGGACACGATTGCCGCGACGACTCCCCACCTTGCTTCTGGCGCTGGAATCGGTATCGAAAGTGGCATTGTATTAGCGGATGAGTTGGCTGCTAACAATGATATCCAAGTAGCGCTTGATAAGTTTCATGAACGTCGTTGGGAGCGTTGCCGCATGGTGGTCGAAAATTCGGCTCGTTTATGTCATATCGAAATAAATGGTGGTGATAAAGCCGAACATTCAAAAATCATGGGGCAGTCATTAATGGCGTTAGCTGAGCCAATTTAA
- a CDS encoding cupin domain-containing protein, protein MSFPDIYRVVTGHDEQGNAIILENGPLNTVMDLEAVPGTRFHEVWNTSETPAHITYTQEDPTLGPVVLPPMQSGTRIRFVDVPPDTEEFLTQGKDKMKAMFSTVGDEGASTVKEDSPHPLMHRTESVDYGIVIEGELTLIVDKDEAILKPGSVVVQRGTNHAWANRSGKMCRVLFILVGGQYDECLAESLSQ, encoded by the coding sequence ATGAGTTTTCCTGATATTTACCGTGTAGTAACTGGTCATGATGAACAGGGCAATGCCATTATTTTAGAAAATGGCCCACTCAATACAGTGATGGATTTAGAGGCTGTTCCAGGTACTAGGTTTCATGAAGTTTGGAATACGAGCGAAACGCCCGCCCATATTACTTATACACAAGAAGATCCAACTCTCGGGCCAGTTGTATTACCACCAATGCAGTCTGGGACTAGAATTCGATTTGTCGATGTTCCACCTGATACTGAGGAATTTTTGACTCAGGGAAAAGACAAAATGAAAGCGATGTTTTCGACCGTTGGTGATGAAGGCGCTTCGACGGTAAAAGAAGATTCTCCTCATCCTCTGATGCATCGTACTGAGTCAGTGGACTACGGTATTGTGATTGAAGGTGAACTGACTTTGATTGTTGACAAAGATGAAGCCATTTTAAAACCAGGTAGTGTGGTTGTGCAGCGTGGTACGAATCATGCCTGGGCGAATCGGTCAGGAAAAATGTGTCGTGTGCTATTCATTTTAGTGGGTGGGCAGTATGACGAATGCTTGGCAGAGAGCTTATCTCAGTAA